The following coding sequences are from one Humulus lupulus chromosome X, drHumLupu1.1, whole genome shotgun sequence window:
- the LOC133803663 gene encoding sister-chromatid cohesion protein 3-like — protein MTLLEINVWCRHQLLPDDDLGPLYDLLIDEPPQIRHAIGALVYDHLIAQKFNSSQSGEGSNSSEVHLGRMLQILREFSTDQILNNYVIDDVWEYMKAMKDWKCIISMLLDENPLVELTDEDGTNLVRLLSASVKKVVGERIVPATDTCKLYYNKAQKEIFEHNRRDVTVAIMKNYPLLLRKFMADKSKIPSLVEIIVHMNLELYSLKRQEQNFKNVLQLMKDAFFKHGEKEALRSCVKAINFCSTESQGELQDFARSKLILSR, from the exons ATGACTCTCCTTGAGATTAATGTATGGTGCAGACATCAACTTCTACCTGATGATGATTTGGGTCCATTATACGACTTGCTTATTGACGAGCCGCCACAAATCAGGCATGCCATCGGAGCATTAGTGTATGATCACTTGATTGCCCAAAAGTTTAATAGCTCCCAATCTG GTGAAGGAAGCAACTCTTCTGAGGTCCATCTGGGCAGAATGTTGCAGATACTGAGAGAATTCTCCACTGATCAAATTCTAAACAATTATGTGATTGATGATGTTTGGGAGTACATGAAGGCCATGAAG GACTGGAAGTGTATTATATCTATGCTTTTGGATGAAAATCCTTTAGTTGAGCTTACTGATGAGGATGGAACCAACTTAGTACGACTTCTTAGTGCATCTGTCAAAAAGGTTGTTGGAGAGAGAATAGTACCTGCAACTGATACCTGCAAGCtgtattacaataaagctcagaAA GAAATATTTGAACACAACAGAAGGGATGTTACTGTTGCTATAATGAAGAACTACCCATTGCTTTTACGCAAGTTCATGGCTGACAAATCGAAAATACCATCGCTAGTTGAAATTATTGTGCATATGAATCTTGAGCTTTATTCTCTGAAGAGGCAAGAACAG AATTTTAAAAATGTCCTCCAGCTCATGAAAGATGCATTTTTCAAACATGGTGAGAAGGAAGCATTAAGATCTTGTGTGAAGGCTATTAACTTTTGTTCTACGGAGAGCCAAGGGGAGCTACAAGATTTTGCTCGTTCTAAGTTGATATTGTCCAGATGA
- the LOC133807453 gene encoding histone H3.3, whose amino-acid sequence MARTKQTARKSTGGKAPRKQLATKAARKSAPTTGGVKKPHRYRPGTVALREIRKYQKSTELLIRKLPFQRLVREIAQDFKTDLRFQSHAVLALQEAAEAYLVGLFEDTNLCAIHAKRVTIMPKDIQLARRIRGERA is encoded by the exons ATGGCTCGTACCAAGCAAACCGCTCGCAAATCTACTGGTGGAAAGGCTCCCAGGAAGCAGCTTGCCACCAAG GCTGCAAGGAAATCGGCTCCAACCACTGGCGGAGTCAAGAAGCCCCATCGTTATCGTCCAGGAACAGTTGCCCTTCG TGAAATTAGGAAGTACCAGAAGAGTACTGAGCTTTTGATCCGGAAATTGCCATTCCAGCGCCTTGTTCGTGAAATCGCCCAGGACTTCAAG ACTGATTTGAGGTTCCAGAGCCACGCGGTTCTTGCACTACAAGAGGCGGCAGAGGCTTATTTGGTGGGTCTCTTCGAGGATACCAATCTGTGTGCCATTCATGCCAAGAGGGTGACTATTATGCCCAAGGACATTCAATTGGCTCGTCGTATCCGCGGTGAACGTGCTTAA